In Ostrea edulis chromosome 6, xbOstEdul1.1, whole genome shotgun sequence, a single window of DNA contains:
- the LOC130047443 gene encoding lectin BRA-3-like has protein sequence MNIQLLIFLAALTTVFAACPSHWSGHRNKCYFFSRDNETFSDALILCEMLGVQYRRPASIATIDSANTQKYLANLIRHSGSTAYYIGVNDIVNEGEFVWISSGQNATYLNWGPDQPNNRWGNENCVVIRYDPGQGFDMTWSDDPCTDLNTYICEMPAAEIHIPVVG, from the exons ATGAATATCCAGCTCCTCATCTTTCTCGCAGCACTGACCACAG TGTTCGCTGCCTGTCCTTCACACTGGTCTGGACATAGGAACAAATGTTACTTCTTCAGTAGAGACAATGAGACGTTTTCGGACGCTCTG ATACTCTGTGAAATGCTAGGAGTCCAGTACCGTAGACCTGCCTCCATTGCCACCATAGATAGCGCCAACACACAGAAATATCTGGCAAACCTGATTAGGCACTCCG GATCTACTGCTTACTATATTGGTGTCAACGATATTGTCAACGAGGGCGAATTTGTATGGATTTCTTCTGGACAGAATGCCACTTATTTGAACTGGGGTCCCGACCAGCCCAACAACCGATGGGGAAATGAAAATTGTGTTGTCATTAGATACGATCCAGGTCAAGGGTTTGACATGACGTGGTCAGATGACCCCTGCACTGATCTGAACACGTATATCTGCGAAATGCc TGCTGCTGAGATTCACATTCCGGTTGTTGGATAA